From a region of the Nocardioides ginsengisegetis genome:
- a CDS encoding SDR family NAD(P)-dependent oxidoreductase has translation MANDVSSSGEGKRTVLVTGAARGLGKTIALQLARNGWDVYAGVRTDEDATQMREHRNVTPIQLDITNSDHIAKLPGQLPERLDALVNNAGVAVGGVVESLEIEDLRWQLEVNVVGGTAVTQAALPAIRRAQGRIVFISSTSGRVATPGLGAYGASKFALEAIGDCLRNELRPWGIKVSLIEPGQIDTDMSKDSHEQHDENVAKMKPEHQVLYAKHIQGMHKAINLMDGVISSPEQITVAVERALNDKKPRPRYLVGKGSRAHAYMRVFPSALSDALFSKATGIPKTL, from the coding sequence GTGGCTAATGATGTTTCCAGTTCAGGTGAAGGCAAGCGAACCGTTCTCGTCACGGGCGCCGCTCGCGGCCTCGGTAAGACCATCGCGCTACAGCTCGCGCGGAACGGATGGGACGTGTACGCCGGCGTCCGCACCGATGAGGACGCGACTCAGATGCGCGAACACCGCAACGTCACGCCGATTCAACTGGACATCACAAACAGCGACCACATCGCAAAGCTCCCGGGCCAGCTCCCCGAGCGCCTCGACGCGCTCGTCAACAACGCCGGCGTGGCGGTCGGCGGCGTCGTGGAGTCTCTGGAGATCGAGGACCTCCGCTGGCAGCTCGAGGTGAACGTCGTCGGAGGCACCGCCGTGACCCAGGCCGCTCTCCCTGCCATCCGCAGGGCGCAAGGACGCATCGTGTTCATCTCCTCCACCAGCGGTCGGGTTGCAACCCCCGGCCTTGGCGCCTACGGAGCGTCGAAGTTCGCCCTCGAGGCCATCGGGGACTGTCTTCGCAACGAGCTCCGGCCCTGGGGTATCAAGGTGAGCCTGATCGAGCCCGGCCAGATCGACACGGACATGAGCAAGGACTCACACGAGCAGCACGACGAGAACGTCGCGAAGATGAAGCCGGAGCACCAGGTCCTGTACGCCAAGCACATCCAGGGCATGCACAAGGCGATCAACCTGATGGACGGCGTGATCTCCTCTCCCGAGCAGATCACCGTGGCCGTCGAACGTGCCTTGAACGACAAGAAGCCTCGTCCGCGCTACCTCGTCGGTAAGGGTTCCCGCGCGCACGCCTACATGCGGGTCTTCCCGTCGGCGCTCAGCGATGCGCTCTTCTCGAAAGCGACCGGCATCCCGAAGACGCTCTAG
- a CDS encoding pyridoxamine 5'-phosphate oxidase family protein, whose protein sequence is MRLSPDQVWQKLNDAHTGIVTTLRSNGDPITLPVWFVVDDHTLVFSSPASAKKITRVRRNPRSSFLVESGRAWQELSAVQMTGTITFVEDPDEQERLDEMLAAKYEKFRGLASMSERTATYYADKIFMRFTPDARVLSWDNSTIVATV, encoded by the coding sequence GTGCGTCTCTCCCCGGACCAGGTCTGGCAGAAGCTGAATGACGCTCACACAGGGATCGTCACGACTCTGCGGAGCAATGGAGACCCGATCACGCTCCCCGTCTGGTTCGTCGTCGACGACCACACCCTGGTGTTCTCCTCCCCCGCCAGCGCCAAGAAGATCACCCGGGTTCGGCGCAACCCTCGCTCATCCTTCCTCGTCGAGTCAGGTCGCGCGTGGCAGGAGCTGTCGGCAGTGCAGATGACCGGCACGATCACCTTCGTGGAAGACCCTGACGAGCAGGAGCGCCTCGACGAGATGCTCGCGGCGAAGTACGAGAAGTTCCGAGGGCTGGCCAGCATGTCCGAGCGCACGGCCACCTACTACGCAGACAAGATCTTCATGCGGTTCACCCCAGACGCACGAGTCCTGTCCTGGGACAACAGCACGATCGTGGCCACGGTATGA
- a CDS encoding enoyl-CoA hydratase-related protein: protein MTGDFLTSEDSGRVRLLTINRPEAKNAMHAPLRGALVQAMVAAELDDTIGSVVLTAVDPVFSAGVDFKIHDNPPAAEAQFLASPARAIRSMRTPVVCAVNGACISGALEVALSCSFIIASGKARFADTHTRLGVVATWGLTALLPRAVGVRIARELSLTGRFVDAEEALRIGLVNQVVAHDQLVSYAMKLAHEIPFNDASRDLMDLYARGENLSLAAALDLETSSSLRRKVDLEAFSKAGRQFSSD, encoded by the coding sequence ATGACCGGTGACTTCTTGACGAGCGAGGACTCCGGTCGCGTCCGCCTCCTAACGATCAATCGGCCTGAAGCCAAGAACGCGATGCACGCCCCATTGCGTGGCGCACTGGTTCAAGCGATGGTCGCCGCCGAACTCGACGACACCATCGGCTCCGTCGTCCTCACCGCAGTGGACCCAGTCTTCAGCGCCGGCGTGGATTTCAAGATTCACGACAACCCCCCGGCTGCCGAAGCTCAGTTTCTTGCCAGCCCGGCCCGCGCGATCCGCTCGATGCGCACCCCCGTGGTGTGCGCCGTGAACGGTGCCTGTATCTCCGGAGCGTTGGAGGTCGCGCTGAGCTGCTCGTTCATCATCGCCTCGGGGAAGGCTCGGTTCGCCGACACCCATACCCGGCTAGGCGTCGTCGCCACCTGGGGACTCACAGCCCTGCTCCCCCGCGCCGTCGGGGTTCGCATCGCCCGCGAACTCTCCCTCACCGGCAGGTTCGTCGATGCCGAGGAAGCGCTGAGGATCGGCCTCGTCAACCAGGTGGTGGCTCACGACCAACTGGTCTCCTACGCCATGAAGTTGGCGCACGAGATTCCTTTCAATGACGCCAGCCGAGACCTCATGGACCTGTACGCGCGGGGAGAGAACCTCAGTCTGGCTGCGGCGCTCGACCTTGAGACCTCGTCGAGTCTGCGCAGAAAGGTCGACCTCGAGGCGTTCAGCAAGGCCGGCCGTCAGTTCAGTTCTGATTGA
- a CDS encoding amidohydrolase family protein, with protein sequence MNPVLPATIIDSHVHLWDPLNGAPDSGGAAELYQDDPETALRAFAEHTPLQHRAIVLAPETMFGAYLPANLTLDSIVPGEPAFSPVTGLIHVQSGRAWADPVAETAWLSTLPEQSSGAGVVGIVALADPRSPDVPDLLDRHAEASGRLRGIRLMTTWHPDPGVVSAAEAPGTLSSAKFLNGFAAVAERGLSFDTWVYSHQIEDVVRLAREYPQTTVILDHLATPVGAFGPFGQGTGSTTQRRAQILAQWREGMAEAAAEPNVVAKASGIAFPALGFNAHQDLSALQDLVGPLVEEALQQFGDDRVMFGSNYPIDRPVASYVDLVRIVADVAAARDRAAVEKVFSSNAFRVYGGG encoded by the coding sequence ATGAACCCGGTGCTACCCGCCACCATCATCGACAGCCACGTCCATCTGTGGGACCCCCTCAACGGGGCGCCGGACTCAGGCGGCGCCGCCGAGCTGTACCAAGACGATCCCGAGACTGCTCTTCGTGCCTTCGCAGAGCACACGCCCCTGCAGCATCGGGCGATCGTCCTCGCACCGGAAACGATGTTCGGCGCCTACCTGCCCGCAAACCTGACCCTAGACTCCATTGTTCCTGGCGAACCCGCTTTCAGCCCGGTGACCGGGCTGATCCACGTCCAGAGCGGCAGAGCCTGGGCCGACCCCGTCGCCGAGACGGCGTGGCTTTCGACCCTGCCGGAACAGTCGTCTGGGGCCGGCGTCGTGGGCATCGTTGCGCTCGCCGACCCCCGGAGTCCGGATGTCCCCGACCTGCTGGACCGGCATGCAGAGGCGAGCGGACGCCTGCGTGGCATTCGACTCATGACCACGTGGCATCCCGACCCCGGTGTGGTCAGTGCCGCCGAAGCACCCGGAACCTTGAGCAGCGCGAAGTTCCTGAACGGATTCGCCGCCGTCGCCGAGCGCGGCCTCTCCTTCGATACCTGGGTCTACTCCCATCAGATCGAGGACGTCGTGCGCCTGGCCCGCGAGTACCCGCAGACCACGGTGATCTTGGACCACCTTGCAACCCCGGTCGGGGCATTCGGGCCTTTCGGTCAAGGCACTGGCTCCACGACGCAAAGACGAGCTCAGATCCTGGCTCAGTGGCGCGAGGGCATGGCAGAGGCCGCCGCGGAACCCAATGTGGTGGCGAAAGCATCGGGGATTGCCTTTCCAGCCCTCGGTTTCAACGCCCATCAGGACCTGAGCGCGCTGCAGGACCTTGTCGGGCCGCTCGTCGAGGAGGCGCTTCAACAGTTCGGGGACGACCGCGTGATGTTCGGTTCCAACTACCCCATCGATCGGCCCGTCGCCAGCTATGTCGACCTGGTCCGGATCGTTGCGGACGTCGCCGCCGCTCGCGATCGGGCGGCAGTGGAGAAGGTGTTCAGCTCGAATGCCTTCAGGGTTTACGGCGGCGGCTAG
- a CDS encoding TetR/AcrR family transcriptional regulator — MDSAEEPRRGRHSSAPSKGDRQRERIIEVTLDLLTTTSIADLSVARIADGAGIARSGLYFYFDSKYAVLAAALDDVWAEFDEARTTPVVLDSPLPVGSIGQILRRAAQVWKAHGPLLSACEQARNQDPRLGVMWRAFIERTTIPVTAMLVQQRDAGRLKPVSSNLPKLVEVLVRMTVGALLSEIETGDDDSLDAAVDPLSAVWVAALTSGS; from the coding sequence ATGGATTCAGCCGAAGAGCCACGGCGAGGGCGACACAGCAGTGCGCCGTCGAAGGGTGACCGTCAGCGCGAGCGCATCATCGAAGTGACACTCGACCTTCTCACCACGACCTCGATCGCCGATCTTTCCGTGGCGCGTATCGCCGACGGTGCCGGGATCGCGCGCTCTGGTCTGTACTTCTACTTCGACTCCAAGTACGCGGTCCTAGCCGCCGCGTTGGACGACGTCTGGGCGGAGTTCGACGAAGCCCGCACCACCCCGGTGGTGCTCGACTCGCCCCTCCCGGTCGGCTCTATCGGGCAGATCCTTCGCAGAGCGGCCCAGGTCTGGAAAGCCCATGGGCCCCTGCTGAGTGCTTGTGAGCAGGCGCGCAACCAGGATCCTCGCCTAGGTGTCATGTGGCGCGCCTTCATCGAGCGAACAACGATCCCGGTGACTGCGATGCTGGTCCAGCAGCGCGATGCCGGCCGGCTCAAGCCGGTGTCCTCGAACCTGCCGAAGCTGGTGGAGGTTCTCGTGCGGATGACGGTCGGTGCGCTGCTCTCCGAGATAGAGACCGGCGACGACGACTCGCTCGATGCTGCAGTCGACCCGCTCAGTGCCGTCTGGGTAGCAGCGCTGACGTCTGGTTCGTAG
- a CDS encoding cytochrome P450, translating into MTRMCSQNASVLADPAAQRDPDRLHAILTGIRAEEPVAWVDVPGYAPFWAITRHEDILAIERDHRLFTNSPRPVLMTAEADAVQASYGIATLIHLDDPRHRLMRAIGADWFRPKAMRAMNQRIDVLAKRYVDEMLSRESCDFVQEVAVHFPLYVIMSLLGVPESDFPLMLRLTQQMFGADDDELKRDEAGDSMDVMVELFTYFSELTTKRRAQPTDDLASAIANAVIDGEPLDDIESMSYYAIIAGAGHDTTSATISGGLQALAERPDQLARLQADPSLLPSAVEEMIRWVTPVKAFMRTAAEDTTIRGVKIAAGDSVLLSYMSANRDENVFSAPFTFDVSRERNAHVSFGFGVHFCLGAALARMEVMSFFAELLPRLRSLELDGSPEFVATTFAGGLKHLPVRYAAR; encoded by the coding sequence ATGACCCGGATGTGCTCACAGAACGCCTCCGTGCTCGCTGACCCTGCTGCGCAGCGCGATCCGGACCGTCTGCACGCGATCCTGACCGGGATCCGCGCCGAAGAGCCGGTCGCGTGGGTCGACGTTCCTGGCTACGCCCCGTTCTGGGCGATCACGCGGCACGAAGACATCCTGGCGATCGAGCGCGACCACCGGCTCTTCACGAACTCTCCCCGTCCGGTCTTGATGACCGCGGAGGCGGACGCGGTTCAGGCCTCCTACGGGATCGCGACCTTGATCCATCTCGACGACCCTCGCCACAGGCTGATGCGGGCCATCGGAGCGGACTGGTTCCGGCCGAAGGCAATGCGCGCGATGAACCAGCGCATCGATGTGCTCGCCAAGCGGTACGTCGACGAGATGCTCAGTCGGGAGAGCTGCGACTTCGTGCAGGAAGTGGCCGTCCACTTTCCCCTCTACGTGATCATGTCTTTGCTCGGCGTGCCCGAGAGCGACTTCCCGCTGATGCTCCGCCTGACCCAGCAGATGTTCGGGGCGGATGACGACGAGCTGAAGCGCGATGAGGCTGGCGACAGCATGGACGTGATGGTCGAGCTCTTCACCTACTTCAGCGAACTCACCACAAAGAGACGCGCTCAACCGACCGACGACTTGGCTTCTGCCATCGCCAACGCAGTGATCGACGGCGAACCCTTGGATGACATCGAGTCGATGTCCTACTACGCAATCATTGCCGGTGCTGGGCACGACACCACCAGCGCAACAATCTCCGGGGGGCTCCAGGCGCTGGCGGAGCGGCCCGACCAGCTGGCTCGGCTCCAAGCCGACCCCTCCCTGCTGCCGTCAGCGGTCGAGGAGATGATTCGCTGGGTGACACCGGTCAAGGCGTTCATGCGCACGGCCGCGGAAGACACCACCATCCGTGGGGTCAAGATCGCGGCAGGCGACTCCGTTCTCCTGTCGTACATGTCGGCGAACCGCGATGAGAACGTGTTCTCCGCCCCGTTCACCTTCGACGTCTCGCGCGAGCGCAACGCCCACGTTTCCTTCGGCTTCGGCGTGCACTTCTGCCTGGGAGCCGCTCTGGCCCGAATGGAGGTCATGAGCTTCTTCGCAGAGCTGCTGCCGAGGCTGAGGTCCCTCGAGCTGGACGGAAGCCCCGAGTTCGTGGCGACGACCTTCGCCGGCGGACTCAAGCACCTGCCGGTCCGCTACGCGGCCCGATGA
- a CDS encoding inositol monophosphatase family protein gives MSRILTALSQEPPVRVVREKTADEELADSLAYMAGELLTSMRIGGASIGSLGSNLAERGLHASRELLVSRLEQERPDDFIVADPDRELLPLDRVQRVWILDPLDGMDAFGCPPRSDWTVNLALWERGRGITAAAIAQPDNGGIYSAADGLLPPSPAVGPRILLVDHEYAPSFASAVGKRVGASLHEMGSVGARTLAVLRGDADGYLHSGAGPVWDTVPLTVARSAGLTVVPLESGRPDRTQTGKTCTDHVVCTPEMSGPLLDALGWVAASG, from the coding sequence ATGAGCAGAATCCTCACCGCGCTGTCGCAAGAACCACCTGTTCGGGTCGTCCGGGAGAAGACCGCCGATGAGGAACTCGCCGATTCTTTGGCCTACATGGCCGGGGAGCTGCTGACCTCGATGCGCATTGGGGGCGCATCGATCGGTTCGCTCGGTTCCAACCTTGCCGAGCGCGGTCTGCATGCTTCGCGGGAGCTTCTCGTGTCCCGGCTCGAGCAGGAGCGTCCCGACGATTTCATCGTCGCCGACCCCGACCGTGAGCTCTTGCCGCTCGACCGGGTGCAGCGAGTGTGGATCCTCGACCCGCTTGACGGCATGGACGCCTTCGGATGTCCGCCCCGATCCGACTGGACCGTGAACCTAGCGCTGTGGGAGCGCGGACGAGGAATCACTGCGGCGGCTATCGCTCAGCCCGACAACGGAGGAATCTACTCGGCTGCGGACGGACTGCTCCCCCCCTCGCCGGCCGTGGGTCCTCGCATCCTCCTGGTCGACCACGAGTACGCGCCCAGCTTCGCGTCGGCAGTCGGCAAGCGAGTGGGGGCGTCCCTGCACGAGATGGGATCCGTCGGCGCGCGAACCCTGGCAGTCCTCCGCGGCGACGCGGACGGCTACCTCCACAGCGGCGCAGGTCCGGTCTGGGACACCGTGCCGCTCACCGTCGCGCGATCGGCCGGGCTCACCGTCGTTCCTCTGGAGAGCGGCCGGCCTGACAGGACTCAGACCGGCAAGACCTGCACCGATCACGTGGTCTGCACCCCAGAGATGAGTGGTCCGCTTCTCGACGCTCTCGGCTGGGTTGCCGCGTCCGGCTGA
- a CDS encoding ABC transporter ATP-binding protein — protein sequence MSIPILEVIDLHAAYGRIEVLRGVNLSIPKGAVMALLGPNGAGKSTLTKIISGQKQPTSGDIHLGGVNVRNAPSEELARLGLCTVPEGRSVFPNLTVEENLILMSYAGVPSGAVLETAFSYFPRLLERRGQLAGTLSGGEQQMLAMSRALASDPALLLLDELSMGLAPLIVDELYDTVAQIAESGVSILCIEQFARTALRVSDYAAVMTGGRIVATGEPAEIMETMSDVILGGAA from the coding sequence ATGAGCATCCCGATCCTCGAGGTCATCGACCTGCACGCGGCGTACGGCCGGATCGAGGTGCTGCGGGGGGTCAACCTCAGCATCCCCAAGGGTGCGGTGATGGCGCTGCTGGGCCCCAACGGCGCCGGCAAGTCGACGCTGACGAAGATCATCAGCGGCCAGAAGCAGCCGACCAGCGGCGACATTCACCTCGGTGGCGTCAACGTCCGCAACGCGCCCTCGGAGGAGCTCGCGCGGCTGGGGCTGTGCACGGTGCCCGAGGGTCGCTCGGTGTTCCCCAACCTGACCGTCGAGGAGAACCTGATCCTGATGTCGTACGCCGGTGTCCCGAGCGGGGCCGTGCTCGAGACGGCCTTCTCCTACTTCCCGCGGCTGCTCGAGCGCCGCGGCCAGTTGGCCGGCACCCTGTCGGGCGGCGAGCAGCAGATGCTGGCGATGTCGCGGGCGCTGGCGTCCGACCCGGCCCTGCTGCTGCTCGACGAGCTGTCGATGGGGCTGGCTCCGCTGATCGTGGACGAGCTCTACGACACTGTGGCGCAGATCGCCGAGTCCGGCGTCTCGATCCTGTGCATCGAGCAGTTCGCACGCACCGCCCTTCGGGTGTCCGACTACGCAGCCGTCATGACCGGGGGACGCATCGTCGCCACCGGTGAACCGGCAGAAATCATGGAGACCATGTCCGACGTGATCCTGGGCGGTGCCGCATGA
- a CDS encoding ABC transporter ATP-binding protein, giving the protein MSLLEVDDVVVQFGGVTAVNHASFVAESGKVTGLIGPNGAGKTTCFNVISGLQKPTRGKVRFDGRSVNATPVHRRAKRGMARTFQRLEAFGSLTVRDNVRVAFDIHRGVTGMIRPAAANVDALLERVGIAAYAKERADSIPTGTARLLELARCLASDPKLLLLDEPSSGLDETETDAFGELLRDLAAEGRGVLMVEHDMDLVMAVCDVIHVLDFGEVIASGPPAAVRADHRVQQAYLGYSDEADVELTMTDLAAVDETAEIPAVRTGAEL; this is encoded by the coding sequence ATGTCGCTACTTGAGGTCGACGACGTCGTCGTCCAGTTCGGCGGGGTGACCGCGGTCAACCACGCGAGCTTCGTCGCCGAGTCCGGCAAGGTGACCGGCCTGATCGGGCCCAACGGCGCCGGCAAGACCACCTGCTTCAACGTGATCAGCGGGCTGCAGAAACCGACCCGGGGCAAGGTGCGCTTCGACGGTCGCAGCGTCAACGCGACGCCGGTGCACCGCCGCGCCAAGCGCGGGATGGCTCGGACCTTCCAGCGGCTCGAGGCCTTCGGCTCGCTGACCGTGCGCGACAACGTGCGGGTCGCCTTCGACATCCACCGTGGCGTGACCGGGATGATCCGGCCCGCGGCCGCCAACGTCGACGCCCTGCTCGAGCGGGTCGGGATCGCGGCCTACGCCAAGGAGCGCGCGGACTCCATCCCCACCGGCACCGCCCGGCTGCTCGAGCTGGCGAGGTGCCTGGCCTCCGATCCCAAGCTGCTCCTGCTCGACGAGCCGTCCTCGGGTCTCGATGAGACCGAGACCGACGCCTTCGGCGAGCTGCTGCGCGACCTGGCCGCCGAGGGTCGCGGCGTGCTGATGGTCGAGCACGACATGGACCTGGTGATGGCGGTCTGCGACGTGATCCACGTCCTGGACTTCGGCGAGGTGATCGCCTCGGGCCCCCCGGCCGCGGTGCGCGCCGACCACCGCGTCCAGCAGGCCTACCTCGGCTATTCCGACGAGGCCGACGTCGAGCTCACGATGACCGACCTCGCCGCGGTCGACGAAACCGCGGAGATCCCGGCGGTCCGGACGGGAGCAGAGCTATGA
- a CDS encoding ABC transporter permease has protein sequence MSSFFSYTIFGLFSGAAYAIAASGLVLTYTTTRVFNIAHGAFGMVLSFVFWDFSVRQGIPLWLSLILVLFVVAPAIGWFLQRFVVRGLGEGPVSVSLVVTVGMLVFCIGIATYYWPPEARSVAPFMPGHGIQLGDTFVTAHQIITILVAVAVAVGLYVLLTRTRIGTAMRASVDNPELLKLFGGKPDRVAALAWAIGISLAALSGILLVSVVGLDYYALTLLVVNAYAAAMLGRLKSLPMTFVGGMALGLLTSYVAGYLPSEGWLNDLRNVVSPLFLFVVIVAMPQAQLRVGQVKGIVSAPLPSLSKALGWGVGLLVLTALLTGNMSTARLLLLGTAATYAMVMLSLVLLTGYGGHVSLAQFTFAGVGALAYAKLDEPNLAGLVLSALIAAGVGALVALPVLRLTGLYLALSTLAFAVLMDKLVFQAHFAFGYNGSLTARRLSILGTSITSTLGYVLVMTVFLVLMGFFLLFIRRGVLGRVLIAMRDSPAACGTLGLDMRWFRVGLFGLSAGMAGLAGALFAGLRGTIGAADFQFFQSLPLLLLAVVFGVTSVTGATLGGVGLMLLPVLGSDYPSIAGLLLALIGFGAVALARDPNGLANLLFKAGRFLEKRYAPQLLARLPQLPGRGSTVDAGYDADDPDPDAVVDPAREVPAHVAT, from the coding sequence ATGAGCTCGTTCTTCTCCTACACGATCTTCGGGCTGTTCTCGGGGGCCGCCTACGCGATCGCGGCCTCCGGTCTGGTGCTGACCTACACCACCACCCGGGTCTTCAACATCGCGCACGGCGCCTTCGGCATGGTGCTCTCGTTCGTGTTCTGGGACTTCAGCGTCCGCCAGGGGATCCCGCTGTGGCTGTCGCTGATCCTGGTCCTGTTCGTGGTGGCGCCGGCGATCGGGTGGTTCCTGCAGCGGTTCGTGGTGCGCGGTCTCGGTGAGGGTCCGGTGAGCGTCTCGCTGGTGGTGACGGTGGGCATGCTGGTGTTCTGCATCGGCATCGCCACCTACTACTGGCCGCCGGAGGCTCGCTCGGTGGCGCCGTTCATGCCCGGCCACGGCATCCAGCTCGGCGACACGTTCGTGACCGCCCACCAGATCATCACGATCCTGGTCGCGGTCGCGGTCGCGGTCGGGCTCTACGTGCTGCTGACCCGCACCCGGATCGGCACCGCGATGCGGGCCTCGGTCGACAACCCCGAGCTGCTCAAGCTGTTCGGTGGCAAGCCCGACCGGGTCGCCGCGCTGGCGTGGGCGATCGGCATCTCGTTGGCCGCCCTGTCGGGGATCCTGCTGGTCTCGGTCGTGGGCCTGGACTACTACGCGCTGACGCTGCTGGTCGTGAACGCTTACGCCGCCGCGATGCTGGGTCGTCTCAAGAGCCTGCCGATGACGTTCGTGGGTGGGATGGCGCTGGGCCTGCTGACGTCGTACGTCGCGGGCTACCTGCCCAGTGAGGGCTGGCTCAACGACCTGCGCAACGTGGTCTCGCCGCTGTTCCTGTTCGTGGTGATCGTGGCGATGCCGCAGGCCCAGCTCCGGGTGGGGCAGGTCAAGGGCATCGTGTCGGCGCCGCTGCCGTCGTTGTCCAAGGCGCTGGGCTGGGGCGTCGGGCTGCTGGTCCTCACCGCACTGCTGACCGGCAACATGTCGACCGCCCGCCTGCTGCTGCTCGGCACGGCCGCGACCTACGCGATGGTGATGCTGTCGCTGGTGCTGCTCACCGGTTACGGCGGGCACGTGTCGCTGGCGCAGTTCACCTTCGCGGGTGTCGGAGCGTTGGCCTACGCCAAGCTCGATGAGCCCAACCTGGCCGGGCTTGTCCTGTCCGCGCTGATCGCCGCCGGCGTGGGTGCCCTGGTCGCGCTGCCGGTGCTGCGGCTGACCGGGCTCTACCTCGCCCTGTCCACGCTGGCGTTCGCGGTGCTGATGGACAAGCTCGTCTTCCAGGCCCACTTCGCCTTCGGCTACAACGGCAGCCTCACCGCGCGCCGGCTCTCGATCCTCGGCACCTCGATCACCTCCACACTCGGCTACGTCCTGGTGATGACGGTCTTCCTGGTCCTGATGGGCTTCTTCCTGCTCTTCATCCGCCGCGGGGTGCTGGGTCGGGTGCTGATCGCGATGCGCGACAGCCCGGCGGCCTGCGGCACGCTCGGCCTGGACATGCGCTGGTTCCGGGTCGGCCTGTTCGGCCTGTCGGCAGGCATGGCTGGTCTCGCCGGTGCGCTGTTCGCGGGGCTGCGCGGCACGATCGGCGCCGCCGACTTCCAGTTCTTCCAAAGCCTGCCCCTGTTGCTGCTCGCGGTGGTCTTCGGCGTCACGTCCGTGACCGGTGCGACGTTGGGCGGGGTCGGCCTGATGCTGCTGCCGGTGCTGGGGAGCGACTACCCGTCGATCGCCGGGCTGCTGCTCGCGCTCATCGGCTTCGGTGCGGTCGCGCTGGCTCGTGACCCCAACGGCCTGGCCAACCTGCTGTTCAAGGCCGGCCGGTTCCTGGAGAAGCGGTACGCACCGCAGCTGCTCGCCCGGTTGCCGCAGCTGCCGGGCCGCGGCTCGACCGTCGACGCCGGCTACGACGCCGACGATCCCGATCCCGACGCTGTTGTTGACCCCGCCCGGGAGGTGCCCGCTCATGTCGCTACTTGA